From Amaranthus tricolor cultivar Red isolate AtriRed21 chromosome 4, ASM2621246v1, whole genome shotgun sequence:
GTAAGTGCATAACACAACTATTCATCTACGAAATCTATGGTGTGGACTGTTAGAATCCAATACCGCGATACAGTTCAATGCAATTCCATTGCCTTGAAGTAGAAGCATTGCTCGGGAAATTTCTGCTGCGAGTGTGAGGCAGTGAGCTCCATGAAGATGATACAAAAATGTCACAgcaaaagaaggttaacttattCGCCTCCATTATTATCCACTGCCTTCTTGTATTCAGGCTTAAGCTCGTAAGTACCTTGATTTGTTCCTCTTTTGTTGTATACGCACAGCTCATTCAGTATTTCCTTCAAGAATTGCTGAACACAAAAAAGTATGATAAATATCCAATTAATGTGTCTAAACAAAGACGGTTCGGTATTCATTGCAATTCGCATGCTATGCCAAGGAtgcattattgtttttttttttcttgttgtcTTGAAATGACAAGCCAAATCATAATTTTACGAACTTAAACTTTGCTAAAACTCTTGGAGAAGAATTCAAGCAAATGACTAATTCAGGATGGACGGCTATGGAGAAGAAATAATTTGGTGAGTGATTTTTACAATGTTTTACCGAAAACCCTTACACGACTATCAATGAACGACAGATCGTGGCCTGTTATTTAGGATGAAAAAAGAATGATACTTATAGGAGCTTCTATTCCAAATAGATTTCAACAAGCTGTAATGTCTTTGTATGGCCTTGCGCTGTTTTGTATTTTGCTTTGGTGTAATTCCTGTAACAAGGCTTAGTTGCCCCACGGTGTAAAATTTATAGTGCATAGTCCACTCCTATGCTTTTTTTAAGTGGCCTGATTGTTAGGCCCCTTTCCCAATGGCTTTTTTCCCTCCTcaaggttttttatgccggtGGTTTTGGGTCTCCTAATATTCAGTGTTTCTTAATAATATTCaccaattttcaaaaaaaaaattctaaagtTGATAAGAAACGTACAGCAGGTTGATCCGTCTCTTGGACCAATTGCTTCAATGCCCAGTTAGGTTTCTTTTCGAATAACTTAAACATAATGTCCTCCAACTCTCCACGGTCCCTTCTGGTTCTCTTCATCTCTACTGGCTTAACAGGTGCTGTCTTCTTCTTATCCTGGAAGAAATCAAGAAAGATAAAACAAACTAAGAGAGATACAGGATTTGAAACGCGGATAAATTACACAATTCAttccaacaacaaagaaaaatgaaaaatagaggAGGCTACCATACAAATATTCAGCATTCAGCAGAGTATAATAAGCAGAGAACAAATGTATAATAAGGGTTCAATATCATAGTCATACCTTAGCATTAGCACCAAGTCCTACCAATCCCGGCATAGGCCGCATGTGCACACCACGATCATTATCAATCACCTATTCAAGAAATCAatgaattaaattattaaacacAATCCTAATCTCACAGAATGTCCAAAAAAAATTGAGTGCATAAAGGAAGTAGCAAAATGAGgttaacaacaacaatgcatGCCTCACCTGAATCTGTCTGTTCTTAATCATGGATTTATTTGTCCTTTCACGACACAATCTTCCATACTCCTCGAAATTCTCATTATGGGGCTTCATGTCAAATTTATGCTCAACTTTACCTTCTACTGATACTTTGCCTAAAGGAGTAAAAATCACATTAAACATGAAACCCACACAAACAAAGTTCAAGTATATGGTTCCACAGTTCACACAATCCAAAAACAAGTAAAGTTCCAGGAACATGTCATGCGGGATATCAAGCTCACGCCCATGGTGGGATACACATATGGCCCAAAAGGAAAAACGCAACCTTGGCAATGAAGTAAACTAGAGACCAGGACACGCTGGAGTGAAGAACCACCCCCTCGTTTCAATAGAGTCAACCAGAACAACACCCAAACTCAAAAACCCACACACCAAACACAACAATCCAACCCTGAACGCCTAAACAGAAAACAACCCTTTTTTATCCACTCTGGAGGTTTCGAACTGCCCAACAATGATTCCAGAAGCTTCACTACCAGCCCGAAAAATTGGGACCCATGACAATGAATTGGAAAGCTCAGGTTATACAATTTTAATGGGATGGTTTGGGTAGAATTGTGTGGAAACCTATCAATGCAATGTTCTAAGATTTCTTTCACAGCCATGTTGCGTATGTTACGGAAGTCAGGAGGTAGTTTTACGGTTGAGCATCTCTCGTGAAGAAAAGTCCCTAATTAGCACACCTGGCTATTAAAGGGAACCCTAGAGCAGTTCTCAGGAGTGTTCTAAATGCCAAAAGTGCTGCCACTCAAGCGAACAAAGAGCATGTATAGTGCTTAAGGAAGGCTTGAAACACATCAGTGTTCGACCATATAGATTCATAATGTGGAAAAGAAAGATGGGACGTGGCGTTTTTGTGTGACTATCGAACTTTAAACAAAGAAACTATTCTAGATTAGTATCCCATCCCAGTAATCGATAAGCTCTTGGATGAACTTCATGGGGTAACCATTTTTTTAAATCCAACTATCACCGGATATGGGCCACTCGTCAGAGAGGTGGACAATTACAAGACAGCTTTTTGCTCTCACGAAGGGTATTACAAGTTCTTAATGATGCTTTTCAGACTTACGAACACTCCAGTCATTGATGCATGAAGTATTTTAGCCCTGATTGAGACAGTTTATGCTCGTTTTCTTTGACAATATGTGTATAGTGCCCAAGACCATGTGCAGCATCCAATCAGCTATACGTAAATGAGAAGAAATGTGAGTTTGGCGAACGTAACATTAATTAGTAGGGACAAATTGTGACTGAAAAGGATGTGGCACTGGATCTAGAGAAAATCAAACCAATGCTACAATGGCCTTTACAACAAACTTGAGTAAATTGAGCGGCTTTCAAGGGCTCTTGACGATTCGTACAAGACTATGCTCACATTGCAACACCCttgacacaaaaatttaagaaGAATTGCTTTGCTTTGAATGAAGAAGTGACAGCCTTGAGGAACTGTCAAACCTGTGGCACGTGACACATAATCGCTATCGCCAGCATTAGAAGGTAGCAAAAATTGACAACGGAAAGAAGTGTGTGAGCAGTGGATAGAAATGCTATGTCAACTCTGTTATTTGGGAATCTTGGAAAGCTTAGAGAAGTGGAAATGTTTTCTAAGCACTCTAGCAAATAACATCAagtttgtttgaattttttagCTATATATATTATGACATAATAATTGGTTAAGGGCATGAAATGAATATTGTCTATTTCTTCCTCTCGTATTCCTCTTTTCTttgtctctctctctctattcTCTGCAATTCTACTCCCTTCTTCTGTAATTCTCCCCTACTCGGCCTCTTTACTCTTTCTAATCCCTAATCTCTTTCTTTCTCACATTGTCTGTTTCTAATTCATAACAGCAGCTCAAGGCTACGATGACTTCGGCATTGGTTCTTTCTATGCCAAACTTCggctttcttttttaaattaaagtcaATGCCTCAGCATAAGTTTTAGGAGCTGCAACAAACGCACCCAGTTGCTTTTTAGACAAAACCTTGAGCCCAAGAGGACAAGCCAAATCAGTATACAAGGAGGTTGTACCAAGCAGGTATGACGGTTGTCAAATGGCCACACTATCCCCTTGGGCTACACTTTGTGGTATAGAGTATGGACCGGTCAAAGGAACATTAAGTATATCATAGAGCAACGTAAGGATGTTATTTAGGTATGAATTTGAGATACGCTATAACCCGACTTCATCAATACGATCGCAAAAGCCTTCTCTAGACGAGCGTCATTAAGCAGCATAGAATGTAATACTACCCTATTACTTCGGATAAACTGCAAAAAGTGGCTGAAAGGGATCAATACATTAGAGCAGAATTCAGCAATGTGTCCAGGGTACACAATTGAGCAAGGACGATTACTTTACAAAGCAAGTTTAGTTATATCCAAAGATTCCTTTTTCACCAAGAGCCTCCTCCACAAATACCATGATTCTGCCTTTGGAGGTCATAATGACGAGCTTAAGACCTACCTTAGGCTTGCAAGTGACTGGGATTGGGTAGAAATGAGGGCACAAGTCACTAAATATGTACGTGAAAGTCTGATTTGTCAGCGAAATAAGACTTTTGGTTTTCTCACACCCTTGCCTATTTCTTCAGATGTCCAGGACGGAATTACTATAGATTTCGTTGAAGCCTTGGCTAAGTCTAAGGGGTTTGATACTGTGTTGGATGTAATGGATCATTGAATCAAGTATGCTGATTTTGTTAGCCTTAAACATCCATTAACTGCTTCTTCAgtggttttcatttttgttaaACATCCAAATGAGAAGCATAATGCACCTTATGTCGACTAATGGCATTATCTTTCATCAGATAACCCCTGAACTTCAAAGCATTGATCTGACTTTGTCCTTATGTTGGGAACAAAGTTATTACACTTTcactaaaaaaaaacctttgatCAAACCTTATATGAATCCATTGTACTTAAATTAATACATCTGACTTCAAAGccttgtatataatatatttgaataaGTCTTGAACATACCTTATATAGATTAGCAGCATTAAACTGAACGGAATTGGAACAAAATTGAACTTACTATCGCTAAACTAAACTTCTATGAGCTTACTTGTTCTTAACTATACCCATTAAGGATAACATATATATCGTACTCAAAACCTAAAAGAAATTACCAAGATAATAACGTTAGAATGGTAGCTAGAATTTCCGACTTAAAACCATAGCCCCACAAATGAAAGATTCCAAACAAGAAAAAGCAAAAATTTTACATCCATTTTTAATGTTCCGTCACCTATCTTGCAAATGTCCTAGCGTTTAAACATATTGTTCACTTATCATGCTTCAATTCGACATCTAAATTTGATGATGAAAGTTTGGGAtaagataaaatatttaaaagatttGATCATTGCCTTTTAGGATTAAAAATAGGAcctaaaataagtttgaataacGTCTTACCCTATCTTAAGTTATAAAGTCGTTTAAATCTAGGCTAGAAACCATATTATTTCTATTGCATGCTAATTCTTTAAGGAAGAAAGATTTAAACTATTTTGAATCTGGACCATAAGTAGCCGTTGAAGAACTCAAGTTATGCACAGAGGACTAACAGCAAGTAGCTGTTGAagattaaaagtaataaaagaaGTTGATTCAATAAGAAGATGTACAACAACCACAACATCACAAATCTTTCAACCTACAAGGTCGCAGAAGTATTTCAAAAGAATGCAAGagagtttttagtttttatgaaTTCTTTAGAGTTCTTATTTTTAGATCATTATTTAAGTCAACATTTTTATCATTCATATTTTAGAATTACAAGCAGAGTCACAAAATCAAGGAACTTTATCTTTAAACTTACAAAGAACAGATCTTTCTCTTAATGTCATTTTAAGGTTTCGTTTAGTGAAGTCTACATTAAGTTggtatttctttattatttgcATGATCTTGAGTCTCTCTAGGTAGCGTGTTGTGCTACTAGATTTTTAGGATGGTAAACgtattttcttagtttttttaaaGGATTAGTGTAAGTTATCTTAGGGTCTATTAGACTTATAACTGAAGtgaagtaataaaaatgtgtggATTGAAATCCCATGAGTTAGATAATTCTGGGCATCTACAATACTCAAATGCCGgacaattttaaatatttagaaTCATGACAAGCAAAGTCGATTAAAAGCTATACTCTATTCAACACTCTTCTAGAATATAAATCTCACAGCTCCATACTTCCATTAACGATTCTTCACATACACACAACAACTGTCAACTTCAAAATGCTCAAACTATTCAAAAGGTGCTGCTAAAATTCTCTATCATGCAATAAGCACTCAGCCCAATCCTAGTTTTATATGTGCATATAAGTGATGAGATCGCATAGACAAAGAAGAGTGGAATATGTCTCGGTCCTATCAAGCACCTAAAAAGGAGATTGAAAGGATATTTACTTTAAGCACATAgacaacaattattatattgacATAAAATGCATGTCTCTCCTTATTCCTCAAGAAACTACACTCAGTTTTCTTATAGGATATTGGTACAATTACAACACGAAAGCATTAGCCTATTATGCTGCATGTAAACATTATCAAAATCGTGATTATGTTTTACAATCCCACGATTCTACAATCCAAAAACAAAGACAAATTTGGATCATAGGTAGAATACTAATGTTGGTAGAATCTTATGAtactaatttgattaaatttttaagagataTGATCATAACATGATACTGTGATTCAATGATCCAACGATCCGATCCAGCAAATTTAGTCTTAATTCCATATTTTATGCACcatatttaataaatttctttcatatacttACATACATTTCGAATATTCTTTAGTCAtattataaatacataatactCCTTATTTTAAACTGATTAATTAAAGTTTCTTTTTGTGACTCATTCTTAATAATGAAGTCCACAAAACTTTAATTCACATtcaaacttttgaaatgattgaTTATGACAAGGTACTAAATATTAtagcaaataaaatttaagtatttttggtaGAATCATACAATCCTAAGATTTAATCTTACTTCTTTTACGATTCCAAGTAGAATCCTGATCCTACCAACTATGCACgcaccaaaacaaatcaacgcGGGAAAACATCACCAAGAAGAATTTAGATAGTAACTAAACTAGGTTGACAGTAGCATTACAGTAATAAGTTTCACCCGAATAAACCAAATCTCAGTGAAGCACAACATACAACTACAACTATGTTTGCAACTCTTCAGATTAgattataattgagaatcaacTCCAAATAACAGCATATCTACCAAAAGATGAGTGCATCCAAgaacaaaatcaagaaaaatgaaaatgcaTGGATAACAACAGCCGAAAGAATGCAGGATATACATAACAAAGCATGAAACTTGATATTACTTGCACAGCAAACACAGATAGCAATAGAATTAACTATTTTGGTTATAGTAATACGACAAATGCTGCAATACATGGTTAACGACTAGTTTTGATATAACACATAGATTGAAATAGCATCCACACTATATCCCTATGGCTCAGCCAAGAAAAGTacacaaaatcacaaaaaactGATCAATAAGTTGAGaagcaaataaacaaaatacagCCGAAATACACATACAAAGCACAAGAATAAAACACCAAATCGTAACAAAATCAAGACAAAAAGAAAATTCTTCCACACATTACCTTGATTCTCTGAGAAAATACACATGGGAACAAAGTCCTTGAACATGTTTAGCGAGTAACTCTTTGGACCCATCTCGGGGCCATTCATCTCCATAGTAAACTGTTCAATATTGATGCAAATGAAAGGATAACAATGTAAGTTACA
This genomic window contains:
- the LOC130811527 gene encoding uncharacterized protein LOC130811527, which gives rise to MEEENNDINNGIVDTGKADRSVWLMKCPLVISKSWQARASASSSSDSQPVAKVVLSLDPLRPDDSSAVEFTMEMNGPEMGPKSYSLNMFKDFVPMCIFSENQGKVSVEGKVEHKFDMKPHNENFEEYGRLCRERTNKSMIKNRQIQVIDNDRGVHMRPMPGLVGLGANAKDKKKTAPVKPVEMKRTRRDRGELEDIMFKLFEKKPNWALKQLVQETDQPAQFLKEILNELCVYNKRGTNQGTYELKPEYKKAVDNNGGE